One region of Primulina tabacum isolate GXHZ01 chromosome 1, ASM2559414v2, whole genome shotgun sequence genomic DNA includes:
- the LOC142552659 gene encoding cytochrome P450 76T24-like, whose amino-acid sequence MINKVSRVLQGRNMDIIFSSILLLSIAVWAWFLQILKSKSRKPCKLPPGPNPYPIIGNILELGDKPHQSLARLSQVYGPLIHLKLGRLTTVVVSSPGIAKIFLQKHDQVFSSRNAPGAVHALDHHKFSMVWLPVENQWRKLRKICKEQMFSVSSLDFSQGLRRDRLQKLCEYVHGCCINGKAVDIGRAAFTTSLNLMSATLFSEEFAAFDSDSVEELKELVWGIMEIIGKPNLTDYFPLFRALDPQGISRKSTVYLKRCFDIFEEIIGKRLEMRGRISADGTRKSDMLESLLDINQRNESELSILDIKHLLLDLFVAGTDTTSSTVEWAMSELLRHPDKMLKVKTELREVIGNNEQVTESDISRLPYLRAVVKETFRLHPAGPLSVPHKSIQDTEINGYTIPKNTQIIINVWAIGRDSSTWSDPELFTPERFLESETDFKGLHFELVPFGAGRRICPGMPLANRMVHLMVATLVHNFDWELDGGLKPEELDMNESFGLSLQKTISLKAVPVVSQPF is encoded by the exons ATGATCAATAAGGTTTCAAGAGTTCTCCAAGGCAGAAACATGGATATAATATTCTCAAGTATCCTCCTCCTTTCTATCGCAGTCTGGGCATGGTTTCTTCAAATTCTAAAATCAAAATCCAGGAAACCTTGCAAACTCCCTCCAGGACCAAACCCATATCCAATAATAGGAAACATTCTTGAACTCGGAGACAAACCTCACCAATCTCTCGCAAGACTCTCCCAAGTCTACGGCCCCTTGATTCATCTGAAACTCGGGAGATTAACAACCGTAGTTGTATCCTCTCCTGGAATCGCCAAAATCTTTCTGCAAAAGCACGATCAAGTTTTCTCCAGCCGGAATGCCCCCGGGGCAGTACACGCGCTGGATCACCACAAGTTTTCAATGGTGTGGCTTCCGGTCGAGAATCAGTGGCGGAAGTTGCGCAAAATATGTAAAGAGCAGATGTTCTCGGTGTCGAGTCTTGATTTTAGCCAGGGTTTGAGGAGGGATAGGTTGCAGAAACTGTGCGAGTATGTGCACGGTTGCTGTATCAACGGCAAGGCTGTTGATATCGGGAGAGCTGCATTTACGACGTCGCTTAATCTGATGTCGGCGACCCTTTTCTCCGAGGAATTCGCTGCTTTTGATTCGGATTCGGTTGAAGAACTCAAAGAACTGGTGTGGGGAATAATGGAGATTATTGGGAAGCCGAATCTTACGGATTATTTTCCCTTGTTTAGAGCGTTGGACCCGCAAGGGATTTCGAGGAAGAGCACGGTTTACTTGAAGAGATGTTTCGATATATTTGAGGAAATAATTGGAAAACGGCTGGAAATGAGGGGAAGAATATCGGCGGATGGTACTAGGAAAAGTGACATGTTAGAATCTCTACTGGACATTAATCAGAGAAATGAGTCTGAACTGAGCATTCTTGATATTAAGCATCTACTTCTG GATTTGTTTGTGGCAGGTACAGATACAACATCAAGCACAGTGGAATGGGCTATGTCAGAGTTACTCAGACATCCAGATAAAATGCTAAAAGTTAAAACTGAGTTGAGGGAAGTAATCGGAAATAACGAACAAGTTACAGAATCAGACATTTCAAGACTTCCATATTTGAGAGCTGTCGTGAAGGAAACTTTTAGGCTTCATCCCGCTGGCCCTTTGTCGGTACCTCACAAGTCTATACAAGATACAGAAATCAATGGCTATACCATCCCTAAAAACACACAAATCATCATTAATGTATGGGCAATCGGGAGAGATTCTAGTACATGGTCGGATCCTGAGTTATTTACCCCTGAAAGGTTTTTAGAAAGCGAAACGGACTTCAAGGGCCTGCATTTTGAGCTCGTTCCATTCGGTGCTGGTCGAAGAATTTGCCCCGGCATGCCGCTAGCGAATCGTATGGTGCACCTAATGGTTGCTACTTTGGTACATAACTTTGATTGGGAGCTTGATGGAGGACTAAAGCCCGAAGAACTGGACATGAATGAAAGTTTTGGGCTCAGTCTGCAAAAGACCATATCTCTCAAGGCTGTCCCAGTTGTATCGCAGCCATTTTAG